The proteins below are encoded in one region of Qipengyuania sp. HL-TH1:
- a CDS encoding PilZ domain-containing protein, translating to MEFTTELYMDDNASSTGPEQRAAPRFISLIRAAKLVCGQGEFVCVIRDVSATGVSVRTFHRLPTDAAIALELQNGETYELELVRSEGFEASYRFVTPIAVEQLIQEDWGYPKRQLRLNIMLPLVVSALTGRGKAVTLNVSQQGARIECDHVFSIDQRVTISCDQLPDIRCTVRWRKDANYGLVFEDTFTLADFAKLAAKVQCPALLQDQR from the coding sequence ATGGAATTTACCACCGAACTCTACATGGACGATAACGCTTCCTCGACCGGACCCGAACAGCGCGCTGCGCCGCGCTTCATCTCGCTTATCCGCGCGGCGAAACTGGTGTGCGGGCAGGGCGAGTTCGTCTGCGTTATCCGCGATGTCTCGGCGACCGGCGTATCCGTGCGCACCTTCCATCGCTTGCCGACCGATGCGGCGATCGCGCTCGAACTGCAGAACGGTGAAACCTACGAGCTGGAACTGGTCCGCTCCGAGGGCTTCGAGGCGAGCTATCGTTTCGTCACCCCGATCGCGGTCGAACAGCTGATCCAGGAAGACTGGGGTTACCCCAAGCGTCAGCTGCGTCTCAACATCATGCTTCCGCTGGTGGTGTCCGCGCTGACGGGCCGGGGCAAGGCGGTCACGCTCAATGTCTCGCAGCAGGGTGCGCGGATCGAATGCGACCACGTCTTTTCTATCGACCAGCGCGTGACGATTTCCTGCGACCAATTGCCCGACATCCGCTGCACGGTGCGCTGGCGCAAGGATGCCAATTACGGGCTGGTGTTCGAAGATACCTTTACGCTGGCCGATTTCGCCAAGCTGGCGGCCAAGGTGCAATGCCCCGCGCTGCTGCAGGACCAGAGGTAA
- a CDS encoding GntR family transcriptional regulator yields the protein MRNQSKPVYLKLRDMIAAAIIDGRYAEGDMLPSVRALAAEQGANPLTVAKAYQQFQNDGLVEVQRGVGMYVVDGAAERLRRSERDAFLREEWPEIRARMDRLGVSASELLAEA from the coding sequence ATGCGCAACCAGTCCAAGCCGGTCTATCTCAAGCTGCGTGACATGATCGCAGCGGCGATTATCGACGGACGCTATGCCGAAGGCGACATGCTGCCCTCGGTCCGCGCGCTGGCTGCCGAGCAGGGCGCCAATCCGTTAACCGTCGCCAAGGCTTACCAGCAGTTCCAGAACGACGGTCTGGTCGAAGTCCAGCGCGGGGTCGGCATGTATGTCGTCGACGGCGCAGCCGAGCGCCTGCGCCGGTCGGAACGCGACGCTTTCCTGCGCGAGGAATGGCCCGAGATCAGGGCGCGGATGGACCGCCTTGGCGTCTCGGCCAGCGAACTGCTTGCCGAAGCCTGA
- a CDS encoding integration host factor subunit beta, with protein MPQPADWNRARKHDFGGARGNNPFVAEWARRRQMIRSELLTALAQDNPELRAEEVEQVVDVFFEEIAQRLSEGGRVELRGFGAFSTREREARKGRNPRTGETVDVPAKRVPYFKPGKDMRRRLNDD; from the coding sequence CTGCCACAACCAGCGGATTGGAATCGGGCAAGAAAGCATGATTTCGGTGGGGCGCGTGGTAATAACCCATTTGTGGCCGAGTGGGCCAGGAGACGCCAAATGATCCGATCCGAACTTCTTACTGCCCTTGCCCAGGATAATCCCGAGCTGCGGGCCGAAGAGGTCGAACAGGTCGTGGACGTCTTCTTCGAAGAAATTGCCCAGCGCCTGAGCGAAGGCGGACGCGTCGAACTGCGCGGGTTCGGCGCCTTTTCCACGCGAGAGCGCGAAGCGCGCAAGGGTCGCAACCCGCGCACCGGCGAAACGGTCGATGTGCCCGCCAAGCGCGTGCCCTATTTCAAGCCCGGCAAGGATATGCGTCGCCGTCTCAACGACGACTGA
- the msrB gene encoding peptide-methionine (R)-S-oxide reductase MsrB has translation MTDLSLDRRRLLGWIGASASFAGLAACGSGAAEAKEFRIKYTAAEWRQRLSKQEFAILREARTERPYSSPLNDEQRAGTFTCAGCGNALYSSRAKYDSKTGWPSFWQAIDKGAVGTATDYKIGYPRTEVHCADCGGHLGHIFNDGPKPTGKRHCINGAAMDFVVS, from the coding sequence ATGACCGACCTGTCCCTCGATCGCCGCCGCCTGCTTGGCTGGATCGGTGCCTCTGCGAGCTTTGCGGGACTGGCCGCGTGCGGCTCAGGCGCGGCGGAGGCGAAGGAATTCCGGATAAAGTACACGGCCGCCGAATGGCGCCAGCGGCTCAGCAAACAGGAATTCGCGATCCTGCGCGAGGCGAGGACCGAACGGCCCTATTCCTCACCGCTCAATGACGAACAGCGGGCGGGTACCTTCACCTGCGCGGGCTGCGGCAATGCGCTTTACAGCTCAAGGGCCAAATACGATTCGAAAACCGGCTGGCCCAGCTTCTGGCAGGCCATCGACAAGGGCGCGGTCGGCACCGCCACCGATTACAAGATCGGCTATCCGCGCACCGAAGTGCATTGCGCCGACTGCGGCGGGCATCTGGGCCATATCTTCAACGATGGGCCCAAGCCGACCGGCAAGCGCCATTGCATCAACGGCGCCGCGATGGATTTCGTGGTTAGCTAG